TGGCCGCGATCGACAAGCTCGGGTACCGGCCGAACATCGCGGCCCGCAACCTGGCGCAGGGGCGCAGCGGGGTGATCGCGCTCGCCGTACCGCAGCTCGACCGGCCGTACTTCGCCTCGCTCGCGGCTCGGATGCTCGACGAGGCCGAGGCGTTCGGCTGGATCGTGCAGTTTCACCAGACCGGCGGCCGCCGCGAGGCGGAACTCGCCTTGCTCACCGAGCGGCATCCGGCCCGCCTCGACGGGATCGTGATGAGCCCGCTCGGGCTCACCGCGGAGGATGTGCAGAACCGCGACCCGGCGCTGCCGCTTGTCCTGCTGGGTGAGAAGGCCGGCACGGAGCACCACGCCGATCACGTCGGGATCGACAACCGCGAGGCCGGCAAGGTGGCGACCGAGCATCTGCTCGAGCTCGGTCGGCGCCACGTGATGGCGCTGGCGCCCGGACCGCGGATGGACGACGAGCGGATCAACGGGTACCGCGACGCACTCGCCGCGGCCGGGCTACCAACAGACGAGGACATCGTGCTCGCGACCGGCGGACTGCGGGGTCAGGACGCCGAGCGGACTCTCGGCGAGTGGCTGGACTCGGGGAACCCGGCACCGGACGCGGTCTTCGCGGCCACCGACTGGCTGGCGATGGGCGCGATCCGCGCGCTGGTCCTGCGCGGTCTGCGGGTGCCGCAGGACGTGGCTGTGGTCGGTTTCGACGACATCCCGTACGACCTCGCCACCCTCCCGACGCTCACCACGGTCGCGCCCGACAGGGTCGCCATCGCCCGCCTGGCACTGCAAGCCCTCCGCGACCAACGCCCACAAAACGAACCCAAGCGCCTGCAAGCCCCCTTCAGCCTCGTAGTCCGCGAGAGCACCACCGGCATCGGCTGACCCTGGCGTATGGCCGCCGCGCGACCCAGACTGGCGGCATGGGTGGGGGAATGGTGGCGATGCTGTTCTCGGACATTGAAGGGTCGACGCTGCTGCTGCGCCGGTTGGGGGACCGGTACCTGGAGGCGCTGGAAGATCATCGACGGATCCTGCGAGCGGTCTGGACGGCGTACGGCGGGACCGAGATGGGGACCGAGGGCGACAGCTTCTTCGTCGTGTTCGGGACGGCCGGCGACGCGGTCCGGGCGGCCGTCGACGGGCAGCGTCAGCTGGAAGCGCATCGATGGCCGGACGACGAGCGCCTGCGCGTGCGGATGGGGATCCACACCGGTACGCCGGGTGTGTACGACGGCGACTACTGGGGCATGGACGTCCATCTCGCCGCACGGATCGGGGCCGCCGCCCACGGCGGGCAGATCGTGGTGTCGGCCGTCACCGGTGAGCTGACGCATCTGCCCGACGGCGTCACGCTGCGCGATCTCGGCACGCTCCGCCTCAAGGACATCCCGGAGCCCGAACACCTGCTCCAAGTCACCGTCGACGGGTTGCCGGCCGACTTCCCGCCACCACGCACCATCGGGACGTCGACGAGCCTGCCGTCGCCCGCGACGCCGATGCTCGGGCGCGAACAGGACGTCGACCGCGTCACCGGTCTGCTCGACCGGCCCGACGTACGGCTCGTCACGCTGACCGGACCGGGCGGGTCGGGCAAGACCCGCCTGGCGATCGGCGTCGCCGCGGAGCTGACCACGAGGTTCCCGGGCGGGGTGCACTTCGTTCCGCTCGCGGCGGTCACGTCCGCTCGGGTGCTGTGGACGACGATCGCCGAGGTTCTCGACATCCCGCCGCGGGAGCGCGGCCGGATCGTCGCCTACCTGGCCCAGCGGACCCTGCTTCTGGTCCTCGACAACCTCGAGCAGCTCCCGGACGCCGGCAAGGTCGTCGCCGAGATCGTCGAAGGCGCGCCGCAGGTGAAGCTCGTCGCCACCTCCCGGCGAGCCCTCGGCCTCACCGGCGAGCACCTGCACCCGGTGCTGCCACTCACAGAGGCCGCTGTAGAACTTTTCGTGCAGCGCGCCCAGGCCGTCCGACCGACGTTCACGCTGACCGACGAGAACACGGCGGACGTGGTCGCGATCTGCCGCCGGCTCGACGGGCTCCCGCTCGCGATCGAGCTGTGCGCGCCACGAGTGCGGCTTCTCAGCGTGAAGGAGTTGCTCGCGCGGATCGATCAGGCGCTGGACATCGCGTCCACGAGCACCGCGACCCCGGAACGTCAACGGACGCTGCGGGACACGATCGCCTGGTCGTACGAGCTGCTCGGCCCCGAACACCGCCGTACCTTCCGCTGCCTCGCAGTGTTCGCCGGCGGCGCCGACCTGGCCGCGGTCGAGAAAGTTGCCACCGGCATCGACCCGATCGAGGCCCTCGCCGAGCTGCACGACGCCAACCTGATCACGCTGTCCGACGGACCGGACGGCACCCGCGTCCGCTTGCTGGAGACCATCCGCCGGTACGCCGCCGACGAGCTGCAAGCCACGGACGAGGACGCCGGCGTCCGTGGTGTCCACGCCCGCTACTACGCCGACCTCGCCGAGAGCATCGAGGACACCAAGAAGACCACGTCCGACCTGCCGCTCGATCGTGCCGAGATCGACCTGGACAACTTCCGTACCGCTCTCAGCTGGGCGACCGGCCACGACCTACGGACCGCTCTCCGGCTCTGTTCGGCTCTGGCCTGGGTCTGGATCGTTGGCGGCTATCTGGCCGAGAGCCGCGCCTGGCACGAGCAGATCGTCACAGCCGCCGGTACGACGTCCTCGCCGGAGCTGGCCGCCTGTCTGCGCGGATTCAGCAACGTCTTGCTCATCCAGGGGGAGGCGGAGCACGCCGAAGAGGTGGCGGCCCGCAGCGTCGAGATGGCCCAGCGGCTCGGCGATCCGGCCGGCATCGCGTACGGAATGACCGTGCTCGGCTCGATGCAAGGCCAGCGAGGGGACGCACGTGCGGCGCGGGCGACGCTGACCGACGCCGTCGAGCGGCTCCGGTCCTTGGATGACGAGTGGCGGTTGGCCCGGGTGCTCAACCACCTGGGCGGGATCGAGGAGGAACTCGGCAACTTCGAGCACGCGGAGGAGCTGCTCCGGGAGTCGCTGAGGATCACCGAGTCGCACGGGGACGCGCACGAGCTCGCCATCGTGGGGCAGAACTTCGCCTACCTGCTGACCCTCGCCGGCCGTCTCGACGAGGCCGGCAAGCTGGTCCGTGGGCTGGTTCCTACCGTGGTGGCGCTCGGCAGCCCGACTCTCACGATGGCGTTCTCGAACACCGTCATGAACCTGCTGATCCGGCGCGGCGACCCGGTCGGCGCCGCACACCTGTTCGGCGCGGAGGAGGCGATGGGCGAACGGCTCGAGATCCCCAACCCGTACCTGGACGAGGAACTCGCCGAAGCCCTCGAACTCGTCGGCGACACACTGTCCCGCGAGGACTGGGAACGACACCGTCACGTGGGCCGGACCGAACGCGTCGAGGAACTGCTCGACCGGCTGTCACTCTGAACGTACGCCGCATGAAGGATCGTGATCGCGGCGAGTACGGCGTACGCGTTCCCGAGGATCAGGTCGAAGCCATGCAGGTGGTACTCGCGGTCGTCGTGATTCGGTGCCAGCCAAGGGAATCCGAAGACCGTGACCACCGTCCACAACATGGCAAGCGCCGAACGCCGACGGAACCACAGGACCATGCAGATCGGCAGTGCCCACACCCAGTGCCCGCTCCAGGAGATCGGCGATACGAGCAGTCCGACCAGCGCTGTCACCAGAATCCCGTCCAGCCGATCAAGTCGCCGTACGGCGTGACACCCGACGGCGACCGTCAGCGCGACCGCGAGCAGCCAGATCGGGCCGATGCCCTCGACACCGCCGGCCATCCGGGCGAACACGCCGCGCCAGGCCTGGTTGCTGATGAAGTGCGTCGGACCTGGGCGGCTCGGGTCGAAGATGTAATGCGTCCAGAACTGACGGGACGCGTCCGGCATCACGACCGCGCCGATCACGATGGTGCCGGCGGTCGCTCCGATCGCGACGGCGGCCTCACGGAACCGTCGTGTCACCAGCAGGTACAGGATGAAGATGCCGGGCGTCAGCTTGATACCGGTCGCGACCCCGATCAGCGCACCGCGGAACCGTCGCGGCGTCCGGCCGAGCAGATCCACGAGCAGGAGAACGAGCAGAACCAGGTTGACCTGCCCGAGGGCGAACGTCGACCGCACCGGTTCCAGCGTCAGCCCGAGCGCGCCGACCCCGATCCCAACGCCAGCACGCGTTCTCGCGACCAGGCCGGGCGGAGCGCACGCGTCATCAGTACGCCGATCGCCAGTAGGCAGGAGGCGTTGACGAGGGTCATCACGACCCGCCCGGTGCCGGTGCCGAGGGTAGCGATCGGCGCGAACACGAGTGCCGCGAACGGTGGATACGTGAACCCGAGCGCGAGTTCCTTCGGGAACGCCAGGTGGGCGGTGTAGATGTCCTGCCCGCGCAGGAAAGCCCGCGCTGCGACGACGTACACCCGCAGGTCGCTCTGCACGTACCCGGCCGGCCACAACCACCAGCAGAACCCCAGAAACGCACAGGCCGCGACGACGAGGACCGCCGTACGTCGGCCTCGCGGCGCCGCGACCTTCGCCGGAGCATGCTCTCGAACACTCATGCCGACGACTCTCGCCGCCGGGCCTGGTGCTCCACATCGCCGTACGGGCTAATCCTTGCTCACTGCAACGAATGAGCCGGAAGTGCCCGGGCTCAATCGAAAGAGTGACGTCCGCCGGCCGTGAAGATCTCGAGGTTCAGGGCCTGCGTGCCCTTTAGGGCAGCGTTCCGGCCGAGCATGACGAAAGGTTGACTACAGCTTTCAAGCGGTTGACCGCGGACAGTGGCAACTACATACTGCTTGCACCGCCGTCGGCGGAGCTGTGGGGGCAGCTGGGGCTGGGGTTCAGGGAAAAAACAAGGGGGGCACGTCATGCATGCCTGGAAATTGATCCGTGCTGCGCTGGTGACTGCGGTCGTCGGCGCGACACTGGCAGCGGTTCCGATGACCGCCGATGCCGTACCGCCGACGAGCGCGATCGAAGTCAACACGACCTCGGTCGCGCGTGGGCAGACGTTCACGATCACGCAGACCGTGTACAACGATCGGGACTTCACGATCTCCGGCGGGAAGGCCGGGCTGTACGCGAAGGAGACATCACTGCCGGCCATGGTGGAGTTGGTGTCGTGTCCGGGTGCGTTCGCCTGTGACACGCTCGGCACCAGCGTCCGTGGCGGGGTAGGGGAGGTTCCGCCGGGTGAGTCCCGGACGGTCGTCTTCACGCTGCGGGTCGAGGCAGACGCTCCGCTGGGAACGATCACGCTGCAGCACCAGTTCATCGGGGAGAACTACGCGTTCGAGGTCTTCGACGGACCGGCGCTCACGATCTTGCAGAACCCGGCGGACGTCGCGGTGACGATGACCGCGGCGGTGACGATGGTGACGACGGCACGGATCACGTACACGGTCACGGTGAAGAACAACGGTCCGGATCCGGCAACCGGGATCCGCGTCGTCGCGACCGGTCCGGGTGCCACGGCGTACTACGCGTCGACCTGTACCAGGGTCGGCACCACGCGGTCGGCGAACTGCGACATCGCCTCGCTGGCGAGCGGCGCGAGCGTGACGCGAACGCTGACGGTGAACACCGGGATGCTCACGGCCGGTGTGCTGACCGCTACGGCGCAGCGTACGGCGAGTTCGCCGAGCGACCCGGTGGCGACGAACGACAAGGCGACGCGCACCTGCACCGCGCTGACCGGTCTGGTCGTGCGCTGCTGACAACGCACTGAAGTAGTACGACGGCCGGCGGCCGCGGGACTCGAGTCTCGCGGCCGCCGGCCATTTTGCTGTCTACGTCTTGCATCGAGGGGTGGGTCAGGTTTACGGTCCGGGTTAACGTTTAAGTGAGTGTTAGTGAGCACTTCTTCGAAACTTGGAGCAACTATGATCAGTCGGCGACGGTTCCTGCAGGTGACCGGTGCGGCGATTGCCACCTCCACGCTGGCGGCCTGCGGCGACGGCGGAGCGGCGAACGGAGGCGCAAAGGCGTCGGGCGAGCTCACGCTGCCGACGTACAAGCCGTTCGAAGGTCTGCATCCGGACTTCCCGGGGGCCGAGTCCGGCCTCGAGCCCGGGTTCCTGAAGTTCCCGGCGGACGCCGTCTCGAGCGTGAAGGCGCCGCCGCTGAAGAGCGCGGTGACCGCGCTGACCGAGACGTTCGCGACGCCTCCGCCGCCGATGGGCAGCAACCCGATGTGGCAGGCGCTGAACCAGGCGCTCGGCGGTGAGCTCAAGCTGACGATCGGCACCGACCCGGGCTACCCGGAGAAGTTCGCGACGCTGCTGGCCAGCGACTCGCTGCCGGACCTGATGTGGCTGCCGCCGAACCAGGGCATCCCGAACATCGGCCCGATGCTCGAGGCGAAGTTCCAGGACCTGACCAAGTACCTGTCCGGCGACGCCGTCCTGGAGTACCCGAACCTGGCCGCGCTGAAGCCGGCCTCCTGGCGGACCGCCGTGGTGAACGGGAAGATCTGGGGCGCCCCGATCCCGTCGACGCCGTTCGGCCAGGTGATGATGGGCAACCCGAAGACCTGGGCGAAGGTCGGCGGCCTGCAGTGCGCCACCGCGGACGAGTTCTTCGCCAAGTGCAAGGAGCTCACCAACGGCACGAACTACGCGCTCGAGCCGGCGATCATCAACATGCTGCACATGTTCGGCGAGTGGTTCGGCGCCCCGAACGGCTGGCGCGTGAGCCAGGACCGGTCGCTGACGCACCTGTACGAGACCGACAACTACAAGGCCGCCGTCGAGTACGCCGCCAAGCTCTGGGCCGCCAAGGTGTTCTACCCGGACCTCAACCTGGCCGACGCCACCCCGAAGACCGTGAACGGCCAGATCGCCGCCCAGGTCGTCGTCGGCCCGCGCGCGACCGCCGACTTCCGGAACCTCGACCCGTCGCTGTTCGTGGACACCATGATCCCGTTCGGCCACGACGGCAAGGCGAAGCCCGTCTACGACATGGGCTACGGCACGGTCGGTTTCACGCCGTTCAAGAAGACCGACGAGGGTCGTATCCGCGAGCTGCTCGCGCTGATGGACTACCTGTCCGCGCCGTTCGGCACCAAGGAGTACCTGGTCAAGAACTTCGGCGTGGAGGGGCAGCAGTACTCATTGGATGCGCAGAAGAACCCGGTGCTCACCAAGGCCGGTCAGCAGCAGGCGCCCGGTCTGGTCAGCGCGCTGCAGATCATGAACTCCCCGGAGAGCGTGATCTTCAACCCGGCGAACCCGGACGACACCAAGAAGATCTACGCGACCGAGCAGCAGTTGCTGAAGTTCGCGATGCGGAACCCGACGGCGGGCACGTACTCCGACACCTCGAGCAAGGTCGGTCCGAAGCTGACCGCGGCGTTCCGGGACACGATCGTCGACATCGTCACCGGCCGGCAGAAGCTCGACGCGTACGACGCGGCGCTCAAGCGCTGGAAGTCCGGTGGCGGTGACAAGATGCGCGACGAGTTCGCGGCTGTGCTCCCGTCGAGCGTTCCGGTCACCGGGTCCTGATAGATGCTGAAACGAACCTCCTCCGTCGCGCGGACCAAGAACGGCCTGCCGCTGAAGGCGAAGTGGCGCCGGGACTGGCAGATGGTCCTGCTGATGATTCCCGGCGTCGTCTTCCTGCTGGTGTTCTTCTACCTGCCGGTGCTCGGAAACGTCGTCGCTTTCCAGGATTTCCAGCCGTACCTCGGCATCATGCACAGCGAGTGGAGCGGCCTGCAGAACTTCGTCAACCTGTACGCGAACCCGGACTTCTGGGACGCGTTGCGGAACACGTTGTTGCTGGCCGCCGTCCAGTTGCTGCTGTTCTTCCCGGTGCCGATCGGGCTGGCGCTGATCGTCGACTCGCTGGTCAGCAACCGTTTTCGGCGCTGGTTCCAGACGATCGCGTACCTGCCGCACTTCCTGTCCTGGGTGCTGGTCGTGACGCTGTTCCAGCAGTCGCTCGGCGGGGCGGGGTTCATCAACAACCTGCTCCGGCAGGCGGGCCTGGACCCGATCCCGTTCATGACCAACCCGGACACCTTCCCGCTGCTCGTCGTCGCGCAGCTGATCTGGAAGGACGCCGGCTGGGCGATGATCATCTTCCTCGCGGCGCTGACCACCGTGGACGTCTCGCTCTACGAAGCGGCCGCGGCGGACGGCGCCGGGCGCTGGCGGCGGCTGTGGCACATCACGCTGCCGGCGCTGCGGACGGTCATCGTGCTGCTGCTGATCCTGCGGATCGGTGACATCCTCAGCGTCGGGTTCGAGCAGTTCATCCTGCAACGCGACTCGGTCGGTCCGGGTGCTGCCGAAGTACTGGACACGTTCACGTACTACGCCGGCGTGGTCGGCGGCGACTGGAGCAGCGGGGCCGCGGCCGGGCTGGCCAAGGGCGTGGTCGGTGCGTTGCTGCTGTGGGGTGCCAACTCACTCGCTCACCGGCTCGGTGAGCCAGGAATCTTCCAGAGGCGCTCATGAGACCTGTGTGGAAAGAGAATCCGTCGCCGGGGTACCAGGCGATCAAGGCGGTGATCCTGGGCGGGTTCGCGCTGGTGATCGTCGTACCGATCCTGGTCGTGATCTCGACGTCGCTGGCCAGTGACAAGGACATCATCGACGCGGGCGGGTACGTGCTGTGGCCGTCGCATCCGACGGTGAAGGCGTACCAGACGCTGTTCAGCGGCGGCCTGATGGGCCGGGCGATCCTGGTCAGCGTCTTCGTGACGATCGTCGGTACGGCGATCGCGCTCGCCGTCACCATCGCGCTCGCGTACGCGACGTCGCGACCGGTGCTGTTCGGGCGGCCGGTGCTGCTGATGGTGCTGTTCACGCTGCTGTTCGCGCCGGGCATCATCCCGATGTTCCTGGTGGTGAAGCAGTTCGGGCTGCTCGACAGCCTGTGGTCGCTGATCCTGCCGGGCGCGTTGGGGGCCTTCAACTTCGTCGTACTGCGGACGTTCTTCATGAACGTGCCGGGCGAGTTGCTGGAGAGCGCCCGGATCGACGGCGCGAGTGACTTCACCATCCTGCGCCGGATCATCATGCCGTTGTCGAAGGCGGTGATCGCCGTCGTCGGGCTGTTCTACGCGGTCGGGTTCTGGAACGCGTTCTTCAACGCGCTGCTGTACCTGAACGACACGTCGAAGTGGCCGGTC
This Kribbella sp. NBC_00482 DNA region includes the following protein-coding sequences:
- a CDS encoding LacI family DNA-binding transcriptional regulator, producing MRPRLTDVAEAAGVSMKTVSNVVNGAEHVREETRQRVLAAIDKLGYRPNIAARNLAQGRSGVIALAVPQLDRPYFASLAARMLDEAEAFGWIVQFHQTGGRREAELALLTERHPARLDGIVMSPLGLTAEDVQNRDPALPLVLLGEKAGTEHHADHVGIDNREAGKVATEHLLELGRRHVMALAPGPRMDDERINGYRDALAAAGLPTDEDIVLATGGLRGQDAERTLGEWLDSGNPAPDAVFAATDWLAMGAIRALVLRGLRVPQDVAVVGFDDIPYDLATLPTLTTVAPDRVAIARLALQALRDQRPQNEPKRLQAPFSLVVRESTTGIG
- a CDS encoding ATP-binding protein — its product is MGGGMVAMLFSDIEGSTLLLRRLGDRYLEALEDHRRILRAVWTAYGGTEMGTEGDSFFVVFGTAGDAVRAAVDGQRQLEAHRWPDDERLRVRMGIHTGTPGVYDGDYWGMDVHLAARIGAAAHGGQIVVSAVTGELTHLPDGVTLRDLGTLRLKDIPEPEHLLQVTVDGLPADFPPPRTIGTSTSLPSPATPMLGREQDVDRVTGLLDRPDVRLVTLTGPGGSGKTRLAIGVAAELTTRFPGGVHFVPLAAVTSARVLWTTIAEVLDIPPRERGRIVAYLAQRTLLLVLDNLEQLPDAGKVVAEIVEGAPQVKLVATSRRALGLTGEHLHPVLPLTEAAVELFVQRAQAVRPTFTLTDENTADVVAICRRLDGLPLAIELCAPRVRLLSVKELLARIDQALDIASTSTATPERQRTLRDTIAWSYELLGPEHRRTFRCLAVFAGGADLAAVEKVATGIDPIEALAELHDANLITLSDGPDGTRVRLLETIRRYAADELQATDEDAGVRGVHARYYADLAESIEDTKKTTSDLPLDRAEIDLDNFRTALSWATGHDLRTALRLCSALAWVWIVGGYLAESRAWHEQIVTAAGTTSSPELAACLRGFSNVLLIQGEAEHAEEVAARSVEMAQRLGDPAGIAYGMTVLGSMQGQRGDARAARATLTDAVERLRSLDDEWRLARVLNHLGGIEEELGNFEHAEELLRESLRITESHGDAHELAIVGQNFAYLLTLAGRLDEAGKLVRGLVPTVVALGSPTLTMAFSNTVMNLLIRRGDPVGAAHLFGAEEAMGERLEIPNPYLDEELAEALELVGDTLSREDWERHRHVGRTERVEELLDRLSL
- a CDS encoding glycosyltransferase 87 family protein produces the protein MRSTFALGQVNLVLLVLLLVDLLGRTPRRFRGALIGVATGIKLTPGIFILYLLVTRRFREAAVAIGATAGTIVIGAVVMPDASRQFWTHYIFDPSRPGPTHFISNQAWRGVFARMAGGVEGIGPIWLLAVALTVAVGCHAVRRLDRLDGILVTALVGLLVSPISWSGHWVWALPICMVLWFRRRSALAMLWTVVTVFGFPWLAPNHDDREYHLHGFDLILGNAYAVLAAITILHAAYVQSDSRSSSSSTRSVRPT
- a CDS encoding glycosyltransferase 87 family protein → MSVREHAPAKVAAPRGRRTAVLVVAACAFLGFCWWLWPAGYVQSDLRVYVVAARAFLRGQDIYTAHLAFPKELALGFTYPPFAALVFAPIATLGTGTGRVVMTLVNASCLLAIGVLMTRALRPAWSRERVLALGSGSARSG
- a CDS encoding sugar ABC transporter substrate-binding protein; translation: MISRRRFLQVTGAAIATSTLAACGDGGAANGGAKASGELTLPTYKPFEGLHPDFPGAESGLEPGFLKFPADAVSSVKAPPLKSAVTALTETFATPPPPMGSNPMWQALNQALGGELKLTIGTDPGYPEKFATLLASDSLPDLMWLPPNQGIPNIGPMLEAKFQDLTKYLSGDAVLEYPNLAALKPASWRTAVVNGKIWGAPIPSTPFGQVMMGNPKTWAKVGGLQCATADEFFAKCKELTNGTNYALEPAIINMLHMFGEWFGAPNGWRVSQDRSLTHLYETDNYKAAVEYAAKLWAAKVFYPDLNLADATPKTVNGQIAAQVVVGPRATADFRNLDPSLFVDTMIPFGHDGKAKPVYDMGYGTVGFTPFKKTDEGRIRELLALMDYLSAPFGTKEYLVKNFGVEGQQYSLDAQKNPVLTKAGQQQAPGLVSALQIMNSPESVIFNPANPDDTKKIYATEQQLLKFAMRNPTAGTYSDTSSKVGPKLTAAFRDTIVDIVTGRQKLDAYDAALKRWKSGGGDKMRDEFAAVLPSSVPVTGS
- a CDS encoding ABC transporter permease; this encodes MLKRTSSVARTKNGLPLKAKWRRDWQMVLLMIPGVVFLLVFFYLPVLGNVVAFQDFQPYLGIMHSEWSGLQNFVNLYANPDFWDALRNTLLLAAVQLLLFFPVPIGLALIVDSLVSNRFRRWFQTIAYLPHFLSWVLVVTLFQQSLGGAGFINNLLRQAGLDPIPFMTNPDTFPLLVVAQLIWKDAGWAMIIFLAALTTVDVSLYEAAAADGAGRWRRLWHITLPALRTVIVLLLILRIGDILSVGFEQFILQRDSVGPGAAEVLDTFTYYAGVVGGDWSSGAAAGLAKGVVGALLLWGANSLAHRLGEPGIFQRRS
- a CDS encoding carbohydrate ABC transporter permease — protein: MRPVWKENPSPGYQAIKAVILGGFALVIVVPILVVISTSLASDKDIIDAGGYVLWPSHPTVKAYQTLFSGGLMGRAILVSVFVTIVGTAIALAVTIALAYATSRPVLFGRPVLLMVLFTLLFAPGIIPMFLVVKQFGLLDSLWSLILPGALGAFNFVVLRTFFMNVPGELLESARIDGASDFTILRRIIMPLSKAVIAVVGLFYAVGFWNAFFNALLYLNDTSKWPVQVILRTYVLQGKSLSADQLGVHPPPQPQSLQMAVVVVALVPIAMVYPFLQRHFTKGVITGAVKG